GGTGCAGTGTACTACCTGCAGTACGATGGAGTGGCGAACAGTACGGTGCagtcgggggtggggggcagggagggagagggggagcgatggagggagagaggaaattGGTGTTGGCGTGTGGTAATGACTCTGGCAGAGAATTAATAACACGACACTGACCTGGGGCCCAGCTGCACCACTGCCTCGATCTATAGCGCTTTATTCCTGCATGGGGTGGGGGGAGGCAGTGTTTGAGAAATTGCAGCAGGGCTCAGAATTGTTCACATAACATAATAAACgggtacattttcttttttttatttccattatgTATCCTTTTCCATTTTCCTTTGTTTGAGCGGGGGTTTGTGGGCTCTCGGCCTCTCTGTTCCAGCACAGGGAGGCTCTGTGTTTCATTTCTGCGCGGAAACAACAAAATTGATGCAGCTCCTGTTCCGCTCTCTCGGGgtgatttatttgtgtgtgtgtgtctcacgagagagagagagagagagagaggagagagagtgtgtgtgtgtgtgtgaggcactTAGACTGACTGTGTCTCCTGCCCCACCCACCCATACTTAAACCTGCCCCACCTCTCACCAGTGTAATTAACCACGGCGTGTGTTCATTCCCATCTCCCCTCAGGCGGAAATTGTGAAGAGATTAAATGGAATCTGCGCCCAGGTGCTCCCCTACCTGTCACAAGAGGTAAGCCTCCCCGCCCCGCCCGGCCTGGCCTGCCACTGTAGCTTCCCTCCAGCACGGCAGGAAGACCGCGTTTACATAGTTTGTCCACATGGGCTTGCCGTATTTCTGCTGCGTTGCCCTTTGTGCTGTTCTCAGAACGTGCTACAAAAATCAAAAGGAAGAGGGAAAAATGCTGTgcgtcttgtgtgtgtgtgtgtgtgtgtgtttatttatttctattattattttggtattGTTTTGAGAGAGAATTTACccgcccccctcccctctctctctcagcaccaGCAGCAGGTCCTGGGAGCGATCGAGAGGGCCAAGCAAGTCACCCCTCCGGAGATGAACTCCATTATTCGGGTAGGCTGTCCGCTCCCTTGCAGGGCACTGAGGGCGCTGCACTGTGTAGCATGGGGTTGACGTGTGTGTCCGTGCTGTTGTCCGTGGCGTTGTTGaccgcagtgttgtgtgtgcttgTCCGCAGCAGCAGCTCCAGGCTCACCAGCTCTCCCAGTTGCAGGGTCTCGCCCTCCCCATGACCCCGCTGCCCCTGGGCCTGACCCCGCCCACCCTGCCGGCCGTCACCTCCAGCTCCGGCCTGTTCTCCCTGTCCAGCATCCTGGCCTCCCAGGCCCACCTGGCCAAGGAGGAGAAGGCTGCGCGAGAGGGAGCGGACAGCCACCGCGACGAGGAGGGGGACAAGTCCGACTAGCGCCAGCAGAGGGTGctgactgtctgtctctcaccgacacacacacacacatacatgtacacgcgcaaacacacacagacacacacacactccctcacttacacacacacagacctcttTCGCCCAGCcgctttattttcattgttactTTCTGTGTATCTCTCCCTGTATCacttcctctgtctctctgattTTCCTACCTCCTCACGACCCCTTCTAGTTTCGATGTTTTTACTGTCCTCCCCCACccattcctccctccctccccggcCACAAACGGACCCCCAACTCCTCCACGTGTAGCTTAGTGTCGATGGAAAGACCGCAACGCAGCGCCCCCTGGGGTGGCGGACGAGTCAGACGTGCAGCGGGCGGACCACACCCTCGGCCCCTCGGCCTCTGCTCCGCTGCCgtggttttgatttgtttctctTCTCCTGATTTTTTGTTGTCGTTGTCGTCGTCGTTGTACAGAAGCTGTTCCTTTCGTGGGGATGTTGGCGCGGGGCGGGGGACGGAACCTAACCGAACGAATGGGACGCGCACAACAGTACCGATTTGTAGATGGGGGAGTTGGTGTAC
This sequence is a window from Amia ocellicauda isolate fAmiCal2 chromosome 22, fAmiCal2.hap1, whole genome shotgun sequence. Protein-coding genes within it:
- the LOC136718190 gene encoding TLE family member 5 isoform X1 codes for the protein MMFPQSRHSASSQSSQQLKFTTSDSCDRIKDEFQFLQAQYHSLKLECDKLASEKSEMQRHYIMYYEMSYGLNIEMHKQAEIVKRLNGICAQVLPYLSQEHQQQVLGAIERAKQVTPPEMNSIIRQQLQAHQLSQLQGLALPMTPLPLGLTPPTLPAVTSSSGLFSLSSILASQAHLAKEEKAAREGADSHRDEEGDKSD
- the LOC136718190 gene encoding TLE family member 5 isoform X2; the protein is MMFPQSRHSASSQSSQQLKFTTSDSCDRIKDEFQFLQAQYHSLKLECDKLASEKSEMQRHYIMYYEMSYGLNIEMHKQAEIVKRLNGICAQVLPYLSQEHQQQVLGAIERAKQVTPPEMNSIIRQLQAHQLSQLQGLALPMTPLPLGLTPPTLPAVTSSSGLFSLSSILASQAHLAKEEKAAREGADSHRDEEGDKSD